A genomic region of Staphylococcus roterodami contains the following coding sequences:
- the queA gene encoding tRNA preQ1(34) S-adenosylmethionine ribosyltransferase-isomerase QueA, whose product MNIEEFDYDLPESLIAQTPLKDRDQSRLLVMDRETGEMKHLHFKDIIEYFRAGDTLVLNDTRVMPARLFGLKEETGAKVEMLMLTQIEGNDWEVLLKPAKRIKVGNKLSFGNGKIVAECIKEMDQGGRIMRLHYEGILQERLDELGEMPLPPYIKERLDDPDRYQTVYAKESGSAAAPTAGLHFTDELLAEIKNKGVNIAFVTLHVGLGTFRPVSVDDVNDHEMHSEYYQMTQETADLLNETKSKGHRIISVGTTSTRTLETIRRDHNQFVATSGWTNIFIYPGFEFKAIDGQITNFHLPKSTLVMLVSAFSSRENVLNAYRRAVSLEYRFFSFGDAMLII is encoded by the coding sequence GTGAACATTGAAGAATTTGACTACGACTTGCCAGAATCTTTAATAGCTCAAACGCCATTAAAAGATCGTGACCAAAGTCGTTTATTAGTGATGGATAGAGAAACTGGCGAGATGAAACATTTACATTTTAAAGATATTATTGAATACTTTAGAGCGGGCGATACGTTAGTATTAAATGATACTAGAGTGATGCCAGCCAGACTCTTTGGTTTAAAAGAAGAAACAGGTGCTAAAGTTGAAATGTTAATGCTGACTCAAATAGAGGGTAATGATTGGGAAGTCTTACTCAAACCTGCTAAGAGAATCAAAGTTGGTAATAAATTAAGTTTTGGTAATGGTAAAATTGTAGCTGAGTGCATTAAGGAAATGGACCAAGGTGGACGTATTATGCGTCTACATTATGAAGGTATTTTACAAGAACGCTTAGATGAATTAGGTGAGATGCCACTACCACCGTATATTAAAGAGCGTTTAGATGACCCTGATCGTTACCAGACTGTTTATGCTAAGGAAAGTGGCTCGGCAGCAGCACCGACAGCAGGTTTACATTTCACAGATGAGTTATTAGCCGAAATTAAAAATAAAGGCGTTAATATTGCATTTGTTACATTGCATGTTGGCTTAGGCACATTTAGGCCTGTCAGTGTTGATGATGTAAACGATCATGAAATGCATAGTGAATATTATCAAATGACTCAAGAAACAGCAGACTTATTAAATGAAACGAAGTCTAAAGGGCATCGAATTATTTCAGTTGGTACAACTTCTACAAGAACACTTGAAACAATTCGACGCGACCATAATCAATTTGTTGCGACAAGTGGTTGGACTAATATCTTTATTTATCCAGGATTTGAATTTAAAGCAATTGATGGTCAAATAACTAATTTTCATTTACCAAAATCAACTTTGGTTATGCTTGTGTCAGCGTTTAGTTCTCGTGAAAATGTTCTAAATGCTTATAGAAGAGCTGTAAGTTTAGAGTATAGATTCTTTAGTTTTGGCGATGCAATGTTAATTATATAA
- the mreD gene encoding rod shape-determining protein MreD: MRTLYYFLIGILLFYIDTAIGLLIPMHIGKFEIIFVPHLTFMYILMMVVYRGFGVSLMLSIFIGLMTDVYYGSIYGVYLFGYILFLALVDRFFKIFYKDHTMLFAIILGSTILLEIYVALIYGMLGFIQFDFIHFVVFRLLPTLLLNFVLLIILYPLIIKFIKKTNNDIDMKRRQW; the protein is encoded by the coding sequence ATGCGTACTTTGTATTATTTTTTGATAGGGATTTTATTATTTTACATTGATACCGCAATTGGACTACTCATTCCAATGCATATTGGAAAGTTTGAAATTATTTTTGTGCCACACTTAACCTTTATGTACATATTAATGATGGTAGTTTATAGAGGTTTTGGTGTGTCATTAATGCTGAGTATATTTATTGGTTTAATGACTGATGTATACTATGGAAGCATTTATGGAGTGTATTTATTTGGTTATATACTATTTTTAGCACTTGTTGATCGTTTCTTTAAGATTTTTTATAAAGATCACACAATGTTATTCGCAATTATTCTTGGGAGTACAATATTATTAGAAATATATGTAGCATTGATATATGGCATGCTAGGATTTATTCAATTTGATTTTATACATTTTGTTGTATTTAGATTGCTGCCGACATTATTATTGAATTTTGTACTGCTAATTATACTGTATCCATTGATTATAAAGTTCATTAAAAAAACGAACAATGACATTGACATGAAACGTCGTCAATGGTAA
- the obgE gene encoding GTPase ObgE, which yields MFVDQVKISLKAGDGGNGITAYRREKYVPFGGPAGGDGGKGASVVFEVDEGLRTLLDFRYQRHFKANKGENGQSSNMHGKNAEDLVLKVPPGTIIKNVETDEVLADLVEDGQRAVVAKGGRGGRGNSRFATPRNPAPDFSEKGEPGEELDVSLELKLLADVGLVGFPSVGKSTLLSIVSKAKPKIGAYHFTTIKPNLGVVSTPDQRSFVMADLPGLIEGASDGVGLGHQFLRHVERTKVIVHMIDMSGSEGRDPIEDYKVINQELAAYEQRLEDRPQIVVANKMDLPESQDNLELFKEEIGDNVEVIPVSTITRENIDQLLYAIADKLEEYKDVDFSVEEEESAGINRVLYKHTPSQDKFTITRDDDGAYVVSGNAIERMFKMTDFNSDPAVRRFARQMRSMGIDDALRERGCTNGDIVRILGGEFEFVE from the coding sequence ATGTTTGTCGATCAAGTCAAAATATCTCTTAAAGCCGGTGATGGTGGTAATGGTATTACCGCGTATAGAAGAGAGAAATATGTGCCGTTTGGTGGCCCAGCTGGTGGTGACGGAGGTAAAGGTGCTTCTGTTGTATTTGAAGTAGATGAAGGACTAAGAACATTATTAGATTTTAGATACCAACGTCATTTTAAAGCAAACAAAGGTGAAAATGGACAAAGTAGTAATATGCATGGAAAAAATGCTGAAGACTTAGTCTTAAAAGTTCCGCCGGGCACAATTATAAAAAATGTTGAAACTGACGAAGTATTAGCAGATCTTGTTGAAGATGGTCAAAGAGCTGTCGTAGCAAAAGGTGGTCGCGGCGGTCGCGGAAATTCACGTTTTGCAACGCCGAGAAACCCTGCACCTGACTTTAGTGAAAAAGGAGAACCAGGTGAGGAATTAGACGTTTCTTTAGAATTAAAATTATTAGCTGATGTAGGATTAGTAGGATTCCCAAGTGTAGGTAAATCAACATTATTATCTATTGTTTCTAAAGCGAAACCGAAAATTGGGGCATACCATTTTACTACTATCAAGCCAAACTTAGGTGTCGTTTCAACTCCAGATCAACGTAGTTTTGTAATGGCTGATTTACCTGGATTAATTGAAGGTGCATCAGATGGTGTTGGTCTAGGTCATCAGTTTTTACGACATGTTGAAAGAACTAAAGTTATTGTGCATATGATAGATATGAGTGGATCTGAAGGAAGAGATCCTATTGAAGATTATAAAGTCATCAATCAAGAATTAGCAGCATATGAACAACGTTTAGAAGATAGACCTCAAATCGTTGTTGCTAATAAAATGGATTTACCTGAATCCCAAGATAATTTAGAACTTTTTAAAGAGGAAATTGGTGACAATGTAGAAGTAATACCAGTTTCTACAATTACACGTGAAAATATTGATCAATTACTTTATGCAATTGCGGATAAATTAGAAGAATATAAAGATGTTGACTTCTCAGTTGAAGAAGAAGAGTCAGCAGGTATCAATCGTGTACTTTATAAACACACCCCTTCACAAGATAAGTTTACAATTACAAGAGATGATGATGGTGCATACGTTGTGAGTGGTAATGCAATCGAAAGAATGTTCAAGATGACTGACTTTAACAGTGACCCAGCAGTACGTCGTTTTGCACGACAAATGCGTTCAATGGGTATTGATGATGCTCTTAGAGAACGCGGTTGTACAAATGGAGATATCGTTAGAATTCTTGGTGGAGAATTTGAATTCGTTGAATAG
- the mreC gene encoding rod shape-determining protein MreC gives MLKFFKNNKLIVVLCAIIVFIALIGLSIRSQSQSPPEQYIGDSVSFGQRVVSYPVNFVAGAIGDFFKKGDSKEAKNKISQLESKNQQLETENNKLKKELDLKDISKYDPISTTVLARNPDQWMNTLVIDKGSKSGITSNMAVMTSQGFVGRVTKVNKFSSQVDLISTNTRAGKLSVNIQHGSKNIFGLIDRYDEKNSELVISDINNRDNISKGDKVVTSGLADQLPSNLYIGEVTKVQNDQYGLAKEVRVKTGADLADLSHVYVAKRDPKTIPDDESRDK, from the coding sequence GTGCTTAAGTTTTTTAAAAATAACAAATTAATTGTTGTTTTATGTGCAATCATCGTTTTTATTGCACTTATTGGGCTGTCCATACGATCACAATCTCAATCACCTCCTGAACAATACATAGGTGATTCTGTGTCTTTTGGGCAACGAGTTGTGAGTTATCCAGTTAATTTTGTTGCTGGTGCAATTGGAGACTTTTTTAAAAAGGGAGATTCAAAAGAGGCTAAAAATAAAATAAGCCAATTAGAATCTAAAAACCAACAATTAGAAACGGAAAATAATAAACTGAAAAAAGAGCTTGATTTAAAAGATATTTCAAAATATGATCCGATTTCTACTACAGTATTAGCAAGAAATCCTGATCAATGGATGAATACACTTGTGATTGATAAAGGTTCGAAATCAGGCATTACTTCTAATATGGCCGTAATGACTTCACAAGGATTTGTTGGAAGAGTAACAAAAGTAAATAAGTTTTCTTCACAAGTAGATTTAATTTCAACTAATACGCGTGCCGGCAAATTATCGGTAAATATACAACATGGTTCTAAAAATATTTTCGGTTTGATTGATCGATATGATGAAAAGAATTCTGAGTTAGTAATTAGTGATATTAATAACCGAGATAATATTTCTAAAGGGGATAAAGTAGTTACTAGTGGGCTTGCAGATCAATTGCCAAGTAATTTGTATATAGGTGAAGTCACGAAAGTTCAGAATGATCAATACGGATTAGCTAAAGAGGTTAGAGTTAAAACTGGTGCAGATCTAGCAGATTTAAGTCATGTTTATGTTGCTAAAAGAGATCCTAAAACTATACCTGACGATGAAAGCAGGGATAAATAA
- the rplU gene encoding 50S ribosomal protein L21: protein MFAIIETGGKQIKVEEGQEIFVEKLDVNEGDTFTFDKVLFVGGDSVKVGAPTVEGATVTATVNKQGRGKKITVFTYKRRKNSKRKKGHRQPYTKLTIDKINA from the coding sequence ATGTTTGCTATTATTGAAACAGGTGGAAAACAAATCAAAGTAGAAGAAGGTCAAGAAATCTTCGTTGAAAAATTAGACGTAAACGAAGGTGATACTTTTACATTTGATAAAGTATTATTTGTAGGTGGAGATTCAGTTAAAGTTGGAGCGCCAACAGTTGAAGGTGCTACAGTTACTGCTACTGTTAACAAACAAGGACGCGGTAAGAAAATCACTGTATTCACATACAAACGTCGTAAAAATTCAAAACGTAAAAAAGGCCATCGTCAACCATACACTAAATTAACAATCGATAAAATCAACGCGTAA
- the rpmA gene encoding 50S ribosomal protein L27 yields the protein MLKLNLQFFASKKGVSSTKNGRDSESKRLGAKRADGQFVTGGSILYRQRGTKIYPGENVGRGGDDTLFAKIDGVVKFERKGRDKKQVSVYAVAE from the coding sequence ATGTTAAAATTAAACTTACAATTCTTCGCATCTAAAAAAGGGGTAAGTTCTACAAAAAACGGACGTGACTCTGAATCAAAACGCTTAGGTGCTAAACGTGCTGACGGTCAATTCGTAACAGGTGGTTCAATTTTATATCGCCAACGTGGTACTAAAATTTACCCTGGTGAAAATGTAGGTCGTGGTGGCGATGATACATTATTCGCTAAAATCGACGGCGTTGTTAAATTCGAACGTAAAGGTCGCGACAAAAAACAAGTTTCTGTATACGCAGTAGCTGAATAA
- the ruvA gene encoding Holliday junction branch migration protein RuvA, producing the protein MYAYVKGKLTHLYPTHVVVETTGVGYEIQTPNSYRFQKYLDQDVLIHTSLIVREDAQLLYGFSSEEEKDMFLSLIKVTGIGPKSALAILATSTPNEVKRAIENENDTYLTKFPGIGKKTARQIVLDLKGKVKITEEDSESLLQVDPTSTVQDQFVQEAMLALEALGYSKRELTKVEKLLNKNKYDSVDEAVKAGLQIVVS; encoded by the coding sequence ATGTACGCGTATGTCAAAGGTAAGTTAACACATTTATATCCAACACATGTGGTAGTTGAAACTACAGGCGTTGGTTATGAAATTCAAACACCAAATTCTTATCGTTTTCAGAAGTATTTAGATCAAGATGTTTTAATACATACATCTTTAATAGTTCGTGAAGATGCCCAATTATTGTATGGTTTTAGTAGCGAAGAAGAAAAAGATATGTTTTTGAGTTTAATTAAAGTTACTGGTATTGGACCTAAATCTGCATTGGCTATTTTAGCAACTAGTACACCTAACGAGGTAAAACGTGCTATTGAAAATGAAAATGACACGTATTTAACTAAATTCCCTGGAATCGGTAAAAAGACAGCAAGACAAATTGTATTAGATTTAAAAGGCAAAGTTAAAATTACTGAAGAAGATAGTGAATCATTATTGCAAGTAGATCCAACTTCTACAGTACAAGATCAATTTGTACAAGAGGCAATGCTAGCTTTAGAAGCACTGGGTTATTCTAAACGAGAACTTACAAAAGTAGAGAAATTGTTAAATAAAAATAAATACGACTCTGTTGATGAGGCTGTAAAAGCAGGTCTACAAATAGTTGTATCTTAA
- a CDS encoding ribosomal-processing cysteine protease Prp produces the protein MITVDVTVNDEGKVTDVIMDGHANHGEYGHDIVCAGASAVLFGSVNAIIGLTSERPDINYDDNGGHFHIRSVDTNNDEAQLILQAMLVSLQTIEEEYNENIRLNYK, from the coding sequence ATGATTACTGTTGATGTTACAGTTAATGATGAAGGCAAAGTAACAGACGTTATTATGGATGGCCATGCTAACCATGGTGAATATGGTCATGATATCGTTTGTGCTGGAGCTTCAGCTGTATTGTTTGGTAGTGTTAATGCGATTATAGGATTGACATCTGAGAGACCAGATATCAATTATGATGACAATGGTGGTCATTTTCATATAAGAAGTGTTGATACAAATAACGATGAAGCGCAATTAATTCTTCAAGCAATGCTAGTTTCTTTACAAACCATTGAAGAAGAATATAATGAGAATATTAGATTAAATTATAAGTGA
- a CDS encoding DUF4930 family protein: MRFILSMIKNIIAVIAIIVIVYIALKYAPFLKEQDWNPVNQASDHTGQVAQPTNNTQHVYVNGEKYSLKENDLIKNVPLSQIKNVFNMIDKQEFMAVSGMNRMAYNDKYVIGQRGDEFILYKFGDESMRVYNTEFEMQQDLNELGQNLQLKPENAYQ; encoded by the coding sequence ATGAGATTTATATTAAGTATGATTAAAAATATTATAGCAGTAATTGCGATTATAGTGATTGTATATATCGCCTTGAAATACGCGCCTTTTTTAAAAGAACAAGATTGGAATCCAGTTAACCAAGCGTCAGATCATACTGGGCAAGTTGCACAGCCAACGAATAATACACAACATGTTTATGTAAATGGAGAAAAATATTCATTGAAAGAAAATGATTTGATTAAAAATGTACCTTTAAGTCAAATTAAAAATGTATTTAATATGATAGATAAACAAGAATTTATGGCTGTATCAGGTATGAATCGAATGGCATATAATGATAAATATGTAATTGGTCAAAGAGGGGATGAATTTATACTTTATAAATTTGGAGATGAATCCATGAGAGTTTATAATACAGAATTCGAAATGCAACAGGACTTAAATGAATTAGGGCAAAATTTACAATTAAAACCAGAAAATGCATATCAATAG
- a CDS encoding ACT domain-containing protein, with product MDNKDYKKFYLIREDVLPESVVKTLKIKDALKNDPTLSIDDAVKQFDLSRSAFYKYRETIFPVDDKMLDHREFTLILYVTDIVGMLARVLDVISKLELSVLTIHQSIPMEEKATITLSLNAKSKDTSAEDVIVALRNLDYVSKVELISMSM from the coding sequence ATGGACAATAAAGATTATAAAAAGTTTTATTTAATTAGAGAAGACGTATTGCCAGAATCAGTGGTTAAAACTTTGAAAATTAAAGATGCCTTAAAAAATGATCCTACATTGTCCATTGATGATGCAGTTAAGCAGTTTGATTTATCAAGAAGTGCATTTTACAAATATAGAGAAACTATATTTCCAGTAGATGATAAAATGTTAGACCATAGAGAGTTTACATTAATATTGTACGTTACTGACATAGTCGGTATGTTAGCACGTGTTTTAGATGTCATTTCTAAATTAGAGCTTTCGGTTTTAACAATTCATCAAAGTATTCCAATGGAAGAAAAAGCGACCATCACACTGTCTTTAAATGCAAAATCTAAGGACACTTCTGCGGAAGATGTCATCGTAGCTTTAAGAAATTTAGATTATGTATCTAAAGTAGAATTAATTAGTATGAGTATGTAA
- the ruvB gene encoding Holliday junction branch migration DNA helicase RuvB, giving the protein MDERMVDQSMHNEESDFELSLRPTRLRQYIGQNSIKSNLEVFIKAAKLRHEPLDHVLLFGPPGLGKTTLSNIIANEMDVNIRTVSGPSLERPGDLAAILSGLQPGDVLFIDEIHRLSSVVEEVLYPAMEDFFLDIIIGKGDEARSIRIDLPPFTLVGATTRAGSLTGPLRDRFGVHLRLEYYNESDLKEIIIRTAEVLGTGIDEASAIELAKRSRGTPRVANRLLKRVRDFQQVNEDDQIYINTTKHALGLLQVDQHGLDYIDHKMMNCIINQYNGGPVGLDTIAVTIGEERITIEDVYEPFLIQKGFLERTPRGRKATPLAYEHFSKSNEERE; this is encoded by the coding sequence ATGGATGAACGTATGGTTGATCAATCAATGCATAATGAAGAATCTGATTTTGAGTTGTCGTTAAGACCTACGAGATTACGACAATATATTGGTCAAAATTCAATAAAAAGTAATTTAGAAGTATTTATAAAAGCGGCTAAACTACGCCATGAACCATTAGACCATGTATTGCTTTTTGGCCCCCCTGGACTAGGTAAGACAACATTATCTAATATCATTGCTAATGAAATGGACGTTAATATACGAACAGTGTCAGGTCCATCCTTAGAAAGACCTGGCGATTTAGCTGCTATTTTATCGGGTCTTCAACCAGGAGATGTGTTATTTATTGATGAAATACACAGATTAAGTAGTGTAGTTGAAGAAGTTTTATATCCTGCAATGGAAGATTTCTTTTTAGATATTATTATAGGTAAAGGTGATGAGGCTAGAAGTATCCGAATCGATTTACCTCCATTTACTTTGGTCGGAGCAACTACTCGAGCTGGAAGCTTAACAGGACCTCTAAGAGACCGATTTGGTGTTCATTTAAGATTAGAATACTATAACGAATCAGATTTAAAAGAGATTATCATTAGAACTGCAGAAGTTCTAGGAACAGGTATAGATGAAGCTAGTGCCATTGAGCTTGCTAAACGTTCTCGAGGTACACCGCGTGTAGCAAATCGTTTATTAAAACGTGTACGTGATTTCCAACAGGTGAATGAAGATGATCAAATATACATTAATACTACTAAGCATGCGTTAGGATTACTTCAAGTCGATCAACATGGTTTGGATTATATTGATCACAAAATGATGAATTGCATAATTAATCAGTATAATGGTGGACCTGTAGGATTAGATACGATTGCTGTAACAATTGGTGAAGAAAGAATTACAATTGAAGACGTTTACGAACCTTTTTTAATTCAAAAAGGATTTTTAGAACGTACACCACGTGGTAGAAAAGCTACACCATTAGCATATGAACATTTTTCAAAGTCAAATGAGGAGAGGGAATAA